The following are encoded in a window of Vigna unguiculata cultivar IT97K-499-35 chromosome 8, ASM411807v1, whole genome shotgun sequence genomic DNA:
- the LOC114195406 gene encoding auxin-responsive protein SAUR50-like — MSMDLKKSNKIREIVRLQQILKKWRRLANSSKTTATTNVPTSITTTSKSMKFLKRTLSLSEREGGSSNVVPKGYLAVCVGEELKRFTIPTEYLGHQAFQILLREAEEEFGFQQTGVLRIPCEVAAFQSILKMVESKGDMFSSQECRLSIEEMLMGYCSENQIAYSHHPQSPLCR, encoded by the coding sequence ATGTCAATGGATCTAAAGAAATCTAACAAGATCAGAGAAATTGTTAGACTTCAACAGATCCTCAAGAAATGGAGAAGGCTAGCCAATTCTTCAAAAACCACTGCTACCACCAATGTGCCCACTTCCATAACCACCACCAGTAAGAGCATGAAGTTTCTGAAGAGAACCCTTTCCCTATCAGAACGTGAGGGAGGGTCAAGCAATGTTGTTCCCAAAGGGTACCTAGCTGTTTGTGTTGGTGAAGAGCTCAAGAGGTTCACTATACCAACTGAGTATTTGGGTCACCAAGCGTTTCAGATTCTTCTGAGAGAAGCAGAAGAAGAATTTGGGTTTCAACAAACAGGTGTGCTTAGGATTCCTTGTGAAGTTGCTGCTTTTCAGAGTATCTTGAAGATGGTGGAAAGTAAAGGGGACATGTTTTCCTCCCAAGAATGTAGACTCAGCATTGAAGAGATGCTGATGGGGTACTGCTCAGAAAACCAGATTGCATATTCTCACCATCCTCAAAGTCCATTATGCAGATAG